AGCACTACAGTCGGCAGAAATTATAGCAAAAGAAAACAATATACCAAAGGAAAATATAATTATTAAAAAAGAACTTGCTGAAGTTGATTGGCGGGTTTGTGAAGGCAGACCTGATGAAGAATATTTTAGTCATCTATGCCACCATCATTTTGGTGATGAAGAAAAAATGGAATCTGCGAGGTCAATTTATCACCGTATCGCATTGCAACTTTATTCCCTTGAGGAAAAATATAAAAATAAAAGGATTGTCTTTGTTTCTCATCATATCCCCATCGCTTGTGCTTATAGTATTTCATCGGGCATCCTTTCAAGAAACATAGAATCTTTTTACAGGAAAATACACCCACAAAAAGGAGAGCATTGTTATGACATAACAAACGCAAGTATAAATAAGATTGATTTTAAGCCATTGCCACACAATAAGTTGTATGAGATTGATCTGCACAGACCATATATTGATAAGCTAAAACTTTATGACAAAAACGGTAAGGAATACAAAAAAATTCCTGATGTTTTTGATTGTTGGTTTGAATCAGGCTCTGGTCCATACGCATCCGTCCATTACCCATTTGATACCAGAAGCGATTTTGATCCAAATAAAAAAATAGGATTTCCAGCTGACTTTATAGCAGAAGGGTTGGATCAGACGAGGGGATGGTTTTACTATCTTATGGTTTTGAGCACGGCTTTGTTTAACTGTGCGCCATTCAAAAATGTTATTATAACCGGTCTTGTGGATGGTGCTGATGGTAAGAAGATGAGTAAAAGTTTGAAAAATTATACTGATCCAAAGGACATAATAAATAAATATGGAGTGGATGCAATGCGTTATTACATGCTCTCATCTGCTGTTGTTCGCGGTGAGAATATGGCTTTCTCTGATGATGGCGTTGCCGAAATAGAGAGAAAAATAATAAACAGGTTAAACAACTGTCTTTCTTTTTATAACTTGTATCGCAAAGAAGGTGATGATATGGGCGCTAAATCAAACCACCCACTTGATTTGTGGATTGATGCATCCCTTGCAGAGTGTGTTAATAAAATGACAAATTCTTTTGAAAACTACGAGATTGACAAGGCGACAAGGGCTATAGGCGATTTGATTGAAGACCTTTCTATATGGTTTTTACGGCGCTCAAGGGGTCGTTTGAAGGGAAAAGAAGGGGAAACAGAAGCGGCAGTCGCAAGGGGTGTTCTCAAAAGAGCGCTTTATAACATTTCTCTTTTGTCAGCGCCGATAATACCTTTCTATTCGGAATATTTGTATAGATCACTTAAAGAAAGTGATGACGCAGAGAGCGTTCATCTGAAGCAATGGCCTTCGTTTTCTAAATTTGATGCAAAACTGCTTCTTGAAATGAAAAAAGCAAGAGAAATAGTAAGCAAGGCGCTTTTGTTGAGAGATGAATCCAAAATAAAAGTTCGTCAGCCACTTCAGTCGCTCTCGGTGAGGGAGGACTTGATGGTTTCTGACAAATTAGCAGAAATTATAAAAGATGAGGTAAATGTAAAAGAGGTTGTGTCTCATAAAAAGGGCGATGAGGTAGTGTTGAACACAGAATTGAATGACTTACTTCTTCGCGAAGGCGCGGTTCGTGAAATTGCAAGGGCAGTCCAGTCCATGAGAAAAAAGCAGGGCAAAAAACCTTCTGATAAAGTTGTGTTGTGTATAGATGCATCAGACGACATCAAACTGGCTATAGAGGAGCATAAAAAATATCTTGTTGAGACGGCTGGGTTAAGCAGTATTGATTTCACACACAACAAAGGAGTTGAAAAAATAAAAGTGGGAGAAGGGTCGGTTATCATAGATATTAAATAATGTCACACCAGATACAAACCACCAAAGCATTTGTCATAAATTCACATGAAAGAGGTGAAGCAGATAAAATGTTTGTTTTGTATACCGAGCTTCTTGGACTTGTATATGTTGATGCAAAGGGGATAAGAAAGGAGAGCTCAAAACTTCGTTCTTTCCTAAACTCAACAGGGTTGTTTGTGGCTGAGTTGTTGCCTGTGCGGAGTGGCTACAGAATAGTGGGCGCTTCTGGTACTCATTCTATGTCGGAATTTTTATCTTCTGAAAATAGAGCCGCATTTGCGAGGATACTTAACTTGTTCTCAAAACTGGTCTACAATTCACTCAAAGACGAGAAACTTTTTTATATATTGTCAGATTCGCACAACCTTCTTGTCTCTGCCGAGTTTGAGGATGTTGAGTCGCTTGAGTGCGTTTGTGTTGCGAGGATGCTTGAGCGGCTTGGGTACTTTCCCCGCGATAAATCGCCGCTTATCTTTGAAAACAGCATAGAAGTTGTCAAGCAGAGATTGAGGGATGTGAATACACGCCGAAAGGTAATCAGCGAAATAAACGAAATTATGTATGAATTGCACTCATAATTTTTATATAAATATGATATACTTTAATTTTAGAATATGCCACGCAAAATAAAGAAAATAAAGAAGAAACTTAATTTTGATTTCTCTGCTCGTGCGCGAGATCAGAGAATAGACCTTTATCATCCCAAAAGAAAAACGATGAAAAGAAAATGGGAGACTGAGAACAAAAAAGGTTCGTTAATCAATAGGTATGGCAGGTTTCTTCCCATGCTTTTTATGCTCACATTTGGGTTTTTCCTTGCCGCTTTGGTTTTCTATTTTCTTTTTAGCGGAAGACAAAATATCTCAAGTGAAAATATAGAAATAGAAATTCGCGGTCCTGTTTTTGTCACTTCAGGTGGAGAGACACCCATCAATATATCAATCACCAATGACAACTCCATACCCATAGAATTTGCTGACCTTGTTATCAATTATCCGTCTGGCACCAAGTCAAGCAAAGACAATACAACACTCCTTACAAGAGAAAGGAAGGGACTTGGATCAATAGAACCAGAAGAAACAAAGACAGCAGTAATTAATCCAATAATCTATGGTTCTGCAGGCTCATCACAGGAAATTGTTATCGGTCTTGACTATCGTCTAAGTGGTTCAAACGCCCAATTCGCAATTGAAAAGCCATACAATGTTTCAATACAGTCCTCACCAATCGCGCTCATTGTTCGCGGAACAAAGAGAGTCATATCTGATGAGAATTTTCCTTTAGAAGTGGAGATTAAATCAAACTCACAAAATACAATAGACGACTTGGTGTTGGTCCTTGAATATCCGTTTGGTTACAAATTCCTTAGGTCAAACAGAAGTTCAAGATTTCAGAATACTTTATGGGAAATAGGTCGTCTGAATGAGGGTCAAAATAGGGTTATCAATATATCTGGGGCATTAACTGGAAATAATAACGAAGAGAGAACATTTAGATTTCGTTTAGGTGTCGCAGACCCAGTAGACAAAAAGAGGATAGGCTCTCTGATAGCAGAAGAAACACACTCCATCGTTATTGATCGTCCTTTCATAGAGTTACAACTCACATTGAACCAAAACGCAGATGACACACACATCATAGACGAAGGCACAGAAGTGAAAGGGGTTCTGTGGTGGGTAAATAATACACAAAATACCATAAGAGATGTAGAAATAATCCTTTCACTTGCAGGAAACGGTTTGAACAAAACTTCTGTCAGAGTTCCTGATGGTTTCTATGATGAAAAAGAAGACACAATTCTTTGGTCAAGAGATACACACCCAGAGTTAAGAACAATCGCATCTAACGGCAGGGGAAATGTGGAGTTCTCATTTTCTGTTGTTGAAGATGATCCAATCAGAAAACTCACAAACCGTTCTGTAGATTTATCAATAGATGTTAGTGGCATAAGAGATGACGGAACAAACCAAGCGAAAAAAATAGAAGGTTCAATAAAGAGAAATCTAAAATTGACTTCAGAGGTGTCTCTCTTCTCACGCTCCGTTTATTCTGACGGACCTTTTCAAAATGAAGGTCCTATACCTCCTAAAGTAGGTGAAAAAACAACATACACAATTTCATTGATAGCGAGAAACTCGTCAAACACTATGAGGAACACAGTTTTAACATCTACTCTTCCGTTTTATGTTAATTTTGAGAAGGGTATTCTTCCAGAGAACGAGGATGCCACATACGATGAGGATACAAGAACTATAAGATGGAACATACAAGAGCTTGGGGCAAATACTTTTGACAACTCCAGAGAAATTTCATTCCAAGTTTCAATAACACCAACGATATCCCAGTTGGGTGAGCCACCAGTTTTGTTAAACAATCAAAGGTTTGATTCATTTGATATATTCACAGGAAAGCCCATAAGACTTGATTTTCCACCCATAACGACTGAGATAAGGGGCGATCTTATATATAGGAGGGGAATAGGAAATGTGACATCAGATGGTGATTTGTGATATAATATTGAAAAACTATGGAGAATAGCAAAAGCATAAGTATAAACACGGGAACAATAGTAAAAATAATAGTTTTCGTAGGGCTTGTGTGGGTGTTTGTTAAACTCATAAACATCTTTGTCATCCTTCTCACATCCGTTGTTCTTGCTTCTGCCATTGAGCCAATGGTGAGAAAACTTATCTTATACAAGATTCCTCGTGCCTTCTCTGTTTTAATAGTTTACTTTCTTTTGCTTATCATAATCGTATCGGTTACATTTTCTCTCATACCTGCATTTGTAACAGAGGCGCGACAGTTTACCACTTCATTGCCGACCATCGTGTCATCTTTTCAAGAATCCATTAAAGGAACATTTATAGACAACCTCATATCTTCTGATTTTGTTACTAATGTAGAGCCGAGTTGGTCTGAAAGAATTGAAAGTGCTTTGAATGTTTCTCTTGATGGGCTTATCTCATTTACAAACACATTCTTCAATAGCCTGTTGACAGGTGTTCTGATAGCCGTGCTTACTTTTTACTTTGCCGTTCAAGAGCGGAATATATATAACTTCTTAGATGTCATATCTCCTCGTCGTTACAAATCTTATGTATTGGACTTGTGGGGAAGGTCTCGTGAAAAGATAGGTCAGTGGATGAAGGGTCAGATAATACTTGGTTTTATAATCGCTGTTTTGGTTTATCTTGGTCTTTTGATACTTGGCGTTAAATACGCACTCCTTTTCGCAATTATTGCCGGCTTGTTTGAGCTGATACCTATTTTCGGTCCGATACTTTCAGCTATACTGCCAGTCCTCGTTGGTTTTGTTGACGGTGGTTGGGTTCTCGCACTGTTGGTAATTGGTTTGTTTGTCATAATACAACAGCTTGAAAACAACTTGATATATCCT
The DNA window shown above is from Candidatus Campbellbacteria bacterium and carries:
- a CDS encoding class I tRNA ligase family protein produces the protein MNLDNKGESAKREEEILSFWEDNNIFKKSEEGIKTKKGFFGFLSNKPKKFVFLDGPPFANGLPHHGHILQSFIKDAIPRYKTMRGFSVPRQWGWDCHGLPVEYEVEQELNVNSKKEIEEKIGIEKFNQTARSGIMKYSQEWEKTINRFGRFVDMKNDYRTLDTKYIESVWNVFSNLYNKKLVDEDFRVEPLCPRCETTLSHAEVAQGYIDVVDTSVYLRFPIVDRKDTSLLIWTTTPFTLPGNTAVAVNRNFEYVEVLHEGHKYIVLKKLAKKIFGEEVNVVSTIMGSKLVGLEYKPPFETFARKVLKDDKNAFFVHHADFVSDEDGTGLVHIAPACGEDDFNLSKEKNIPLLLHISTNGLFNEELGFLKGCKAKQKEEGSKTDEKIVAFLSEKDFLFREEKIEHSYPHCWRCKSPLIYYAISSWLVDVPSIREKMVNNNKKVHWVPSSVGMNRFGNWLKDAKPWCVSRQRYWGAPIPVWKSEDGDVLVIDSLATLKKYIKSSNNEYIFVRHGQAVNNTKGVLSSTNNTNNDLTEKGRSQIAKTAKELKDKKIDFLFSSPLDRALQSAEIIAKENNIPKENIIIKKELAEVDWRVCEGRPDEEYFSHLCHHHFGDEEKMESARSIYHRIALQLYSLEEKYKNKRIVFVSHHIPIACAYSISSGILSRNIESFYRKIHPQKGEHCYDITNASINKIDFKPLPHNKLYEIDLHRPYIDKLKLYDKNGKEYKKIPDVFDCWFESGSGPYASVHYPFDTRSDFDPNKKIGFPADFIAEGLDQTRGWFYYLMVLSTALFNCAPFKNVIITGLVDGADGKKMSKSLKNYTDPKDIINKYGVDAMRYYMLSSAVVRGENMAFSDDGVAEIERKIINRLNNCLSFYNLYRKEGDDMGAKSNHPLDLWIDASLAECVNKMTNSFENYEIDKATRAIGDLIEDLSIWFLRRSRGRLKGKEGETEAAVARGVLKRALYNISLLSAPIIPFYSEYLYRSLKESDDAESVHLKQWPSFSKFDAKLLLEMKKAREIVSKALLLRDESKIKVRQPLQSLSVREDLMVSDKLAEIIKDEVNVKEVVSHKKGDEVVLNTELNDLLLREGAVREIARAVQSMRKKQGKKPSDKVVLCIDASDDIKLAIEEHKKYLVETAGLSSIDFTHNKGVEKIKVGEGSVIIDIK
- a CDS encoding recombination protein O N-terminal domain-containing protein — translated: MSHQIQTTKAFVINSHERGEADKMFVLYTELLGLVYVDAKGIRKESSKLRSFLNSTGLFVAELLPVRSGYRIVGASGTHSMSEFLSSENRAAFARILNLFSKLVYNSLKDEKLFYILSDSHNLLVSAEFEDVESLECVCVARMLERLGYFPRDKSPLIFENSIEVVKQRLRDVNTRRKVISEINEIMYELHS
- a CDS encoding AI-2E family transporter, which encodes MENSKSISINTGTIVKIIVFVGLVWVFVKLINIFVILLTSVVLASAIEPMVRKLILYKIPRAFSVLIVYFLLLIIIVSVTFSLIPAFVTEARQFTTSLPTIVSSFQESIKGTFIDNLISSDFVTNVEPSWSERIESALNVSLDGLISFTNTFFNSLLTGVLIAVLTFYFAVQERNIYNFLDVISPRRYKSYVLDLWGRSREKIGQWMKGQIILGFIIAVLVYLGLLILGVKYALLFAIIAGLFELIPIFGPILSAILPVLVGFVDGGWVLALLVIGLFVIIQQLENNLIYPLVVTKVVGIPSILVIIAIISGWILAGFLGVVLAVPLSAILQEFINDLKSGKIDKFVAEGSKS